The Chlorocebus sabaeus isolate Y175 chromosome 16, mChlSab1.0.hap1, whole genome shotgun sequence genome window below encodes:
- the RTN4RL1 gene encoding reticulon-4 receptor-like 1, producing the protein MLRKGCCVELLLLLVAAGLPLGGGCPRDCVCYPAPMTVSCQAHNFAAIPEGIPVDSERVFLQNNRIGLLQPGHFSPAMVTLWIYSNNITYIHPSTFEGFVHLEELDLGDNRQLRTLAPETFQGLVKLHALYLYKCGLSALPAGIFGGLHSLQYLYLQDNHIEYLQDDIFVDLVNLSHLFLHGNKLWSLGPGTFRGLVNLDRLLLHENQLQWVHHKAFHDLRRLTTLFLFNNSLSELQGDCLAPLGALEFLRLNGNPWDCGCRARSLWEWLQRFRGSSSAVPCVSPGLRHGQDLKLLRAEDFRNCTGPASPHQIKSHTLTTTDRAARKEHHSPHGPTRSKGHPHGHPPGSRSGHRKSGKNCTSHRNRNQISKAGAGKQAPELPDYAPDYQHKFSFDIMPTARPKRKGKCARRTPIRAPSGVQQASSASSLGASLLAWTLGLAVSLR; encoded by the coding sequence GGTGCTGTGTGgaattgctgctgctgctggtagCTGCGGGGCTGCCCCTGGGTGGCGGCTGCCCACGGGACTGCGTGTGCTACCCAGCGCCCATGACGGTCAGCTGCCAGGCGCACAACTTTGCGGCCATCCCGGAGGGCATCCCCGTGGACAGCGAGCGCGTCTTCCTGCAGAACAACCGCATTGGTCTCCTCCAGCCCGGCCACTTCAGCCCCGCCATGGTCACCCTGTGGATCTACTCGAACAACATCACCTACATCCACCCCAGCACCTTCGAGGGCTTCGTGCACCTGGAGGAGCTGGACCTCGGCGACAACCGGCAGCTGCGGACGCTGGCGCCCGAGACCTTCCAGGGCCTGGTGAAGCTTCACGCCCTCTACCTCTACAAGTGTGGGCTCAGCGCCCTACCGGCCGGCATCTTTGGCGGCCTACACAGCCTGCAGTACCTCTACCTACAGGACAACCACATCGAGTACCTCCAGGACGACATCTTCGTGGACCTGGTCAACCTCAGCCACCTGTTTCTCCATGGCAACAAGCTGTGGAGCCTGGGCCCGGGCACCTTCCGGGGCCTGGTGAACCTGGACCGTCTGCTGCTGCACGAGAACCAGCTGCAGTGGGTCCACCACAAGGCGTTCCACGACCTCCGCAGGCTGACCACCCTCTTCCTCTTCAACAACAGCCTCTCGGAGCTGCAGGGTGACTGCCTGGCCCCGCTGGGGGCCCTGGAGTTTCTCCGGCTCAATGGCAACCCCTGGGACTGCGGCTGCCGTGCCCGCTCCCTGTGGGAATGGCTGCAGAGGTTCCGAGGCTCCAGCTCCGCTGTCCCCTGCGTGTCCCCCGGGCTGCGGCACGGCCAGGACCTGAAGCTGCTGAGGGCCGAGGACTTCCGGAACTGCACGGGACCAGCGTCCCCCCACCAGATCAAGTCACACACGCTCACCACCACCGACAGGGCTGCCCGCAAGGAGCACCACTCACCCCACGGCCCCACCAGGAGCAAGGGCCACCCGCATGGCCATCCACCCGGCTCCCGGTCGGGCCACAGGAAGTCGGGCAAGAACTGCACCAGCCACAGGAACCGCAATCAGATCTCTAAGGCAGGCGCCGGGAAACAGGCCCCCGAACTGCCAGACTATGCACCTGACTACCAGCACAAGTTCAGTTTCGACATCATGCCCACCGCCCGGCCCAAGAGGAAGGGCAAGTGTGCCCGCAGGACCCCCATCCGTGCCCCCAGCGGGGTGCAGCAGGCCTCCTCAGCCAGTTCCCTGGGGGCCTCCCTCCTGGCCTGGACACTGGGGCTGGCGGTCTCTCTCCGCTGA